The Candidatus Endomicrobium procryptotermitis genome has a window encoding:
- the rpsH gene encoding 30S ribosomal protein S8, producing MITDPISDMFLRIRNANAKLHEKVDIPSSKMKVELARILKGEGYIANYKNIEDHKQGVLRVYLKYTTEGKQVLQGIKRVSKSSLRIYKGYADMPKTFGGLGITVVSTSKGLMTDRQARRDKIGGEIVGYVW from the coding sequence ATGATTACGGATCCAATATCAGATATGTTTTTACGCATACGCAACGCGAATGCGAAGCTTCATGAAAAAGTTGACATTCCATCTTCGAAAATGAAAGTGGAACTGGCAAGAATTCTTAAAGGGGAAGGTTATATTGCCAATTACAAAAATATTGAGGACCATAAACAAGGAGTTTTGAGAGTTTATCTTAAGTATACTACTGAAGGCAAACAAGTTCTTCAGGGAATCAAAAGAGTTTCAAAGTCAAGTCTCAGGATATATAAAGGTTATGCCGATATGCCTAAAACTTTCGGAGGTTTAGGCATTACTGTCGTGTCAACATCGAAAGGATTGATGACGGACAGACAGGCTAGAAGAGATAAGATCGGTGGAGAAATAGTCGGGTATGTCTGGTAA
- the rplN gene encoding 50S ribosomal protein L14 yields MIQERSILNVADNSGAKSVRCFRVTKGLKRRYASIGDVIHASVQDAIPHANIKKGDVVKAVIVRTVKEIRRADGTYIKFDDNAAVIINDEGEPKGTRIFGPVARELRECNYLKIISLAPEVI; encoded by the coding sequence ATGATTCAAGAAAGATCCATTTTAAATGTAGCAGACAATTCAGGTGCAAAATCAGTACGCTGTTTTAGAGTGACAAAAGGTCTAAAACGCCGTTATGCAAGTATCGGAGATGTTATACACGCTTCCGTTCAGGATGCAATACCACATGCCAACATTAAAAAAGGCGACGTAGTCAAAGCCGTTATAGTGCGTACAGTAAAAGAAATACGCAGAGCGGATGGAACATACATAAAGTTTGACGACAATGCAGCTGTTATCATCAATGACGAAGGAGAACCTAAAGGGACTCGCATATTTGGACCAGTGGCAAGAGAGCTCAGAGAATGCAATTATCTTAAAATAATTTCTTTGGCTCCGGAAGTGATTTAA
- the rpsQ gene encoding 30S ribosomal protein S17, with protein sequence MAERGKRKYRTGIVISDKSSKTRLVSVEISYRHALYDRVIRSKRKFSVHDEKNESHIGDTVKIMECRPLSKTKRWIMVEIINKA encoded by the coding sequence ATGGCAGAACGTGGAAAACGCAAATACCGTACAGGTATAGTAATAAGTGATAAAAGTAGTAAAACAAGACTAGTTTCCGTTGAGATATCATACCGGCATGCTTTATACGACCGTGTTATACGTTCGAAAAGAAAATTTTCGGTACACGATGAGAAAAATGAATCACATATAGGTGATACTGTTAAAATAATGGAATGCAGGCCTTTATCAAAGACGAAGAGATGGATAATGGTTGAGATTATAAACAAAGCATAA
- the rplE gene encoding 50S ribosomal protein L5: MNQPRLKEFYRKNVTPKLLKQFKFKNVHQVPKLEKIVINIGVSEAKDNIKTLETAISELGLITGQKPVTCRAKKSVSNFKIRQNMPIGTKVTLRNAIMYEFLDRLINIAIPRIRDFRGIEPNSFDGKGNFNLGITEQYIFPEVNVEKSDKSRGMNITIVTSAKEDEHAKALLDLLGMPFKKRDNK, encoded by the coding sequence ATGAATCAACCTCGTTTAAAAGAATTTTATCGAAAAAACGTAACACCGAAATTGCTGAAACAATTTAAATTCAAAAACGTCCACCAGGTTCCGAAACTTGAAAAAATTGTAATCAATATCGGCGTAAGCGAAGCCAAAGACAATATCAAAACTTTGGAAACGGCTATTTCTGAACTCGGATTGATAACGGGACAGAAGCCCGTTACATGCCGTGCGAAAAAGTCCGTATCAAACTTTAAAATCCGTCAAAATATGCCGATAGGCACGAAAGTTACTTTAAGAAACGCGATAATGTACGAATTTTTGGACAGGCTTATAAATATTGCGATTCCGCGTATAAGGGATTTCAGGGGAATTGAGCCTAACAGTTTTGACGGAAAGGGAAATTTTAATTTAGGCATTACGGAACAGTACATATTCCCAGAGGTAAACGTTGAAAAATCTGACAAGTCAAGAGGTATGAATATAACGATAGTAACGTCGGCAAAAGAAGACGAACATGCAAAAGCTTTGCTAGATCTTCTCGGAATGCCTTTCAAAAAAAGAGACAATAAATAA
- the rplX gene encoding 50S ribosomal protein L24, with product MLNIKKKDKVIVLSGKYKGKKGEVLKVYPEDAKIIVSKVNFVKRHTKPTQRDPGGIREKEAPIAIGKVKLVCPKCNQASRPKFDELSDGKKIRICRKCGEMIV from the coding sequence ATGCTCAATATTAAGAAAAAAGATAAAGTAATTGTTTTATCAGGTAAGTATAAAGGCAAAAAAGGCGAAGTTCTGAAAGTTTATCCGGAAGATGCGAAAATTATAGTCTCTAAAGTTAATTTTGTAAAAAGACACACGAAGCCCACGCAGAGAGATCCGGGCGGAATCCGTGAAAAAGAAGCTCCTATAGCTATCGGCAAAGTAAAGCTTGTCTGCCCCAAATGTAATCAGGCGTCCAGACCTAAATTTGATGAACTTTCAGATGGGAAAAAAATAAGAATATGCCGTAAGTGCGGCGAAATGATAGTATAA
- a CDS encoding type Z 30S ribosomal protein S14 — protein MATTSAEAKMRKSQKFSTRYRNRCRLCGRPRGYYRDFGLCRICLRKLAHNGEIPGITKSSW, from the coding sequence ATGGCAACAACTTCAGCAGAAGCAAAGATGAGAAAATCCCAAAAATTCTCGACGCGTTACAGGAATAGATGCCGACTCTGCGGCAGGCCGCGCGGCTATTATAGGGATTTTGGGCTTTGTAGAATATGTTTGCGCAAATTAGCGCATAACGGAGAAATACCAGGTATTACAAAATCAAGCTGGTAA
- the rpsC gene encoding 30S ribosomal protein S3, giving the protein MGHKVHPKSVRLGYIKDWDSKWFNLKETPDFIEEDRRIRTVLKEKLKLASVSKIGIERAGKYLRVNIYTARPGIVIGKGGQGIETLRKEIENMTSRKTFVNVMEIKRPEIDAQLAAESIAFQLERQIAFRRAMKKTIEKAMTAGAQGIKVMVSGRLGGAEIARTEWLKEGRVPLQTFRADIDYGFTEAYTTMGQIGVKVWIFKKEHFKKSAKELLEEAKLVDTETLAVNAANPEGSK; this is encoded by the coding sequence ATGGGGCATAAAGTTCATCCTAAAAGTGTAAGATTAGGGTATATCAAAGATTGGGATTCCAAGTGGTTTAATCTTAAAGAAACTCCGGACTTCATTGAAGAAGACCGCAGGATAAGAACCGTTCTTAAAGAAAAACTTAAATTGGCTTCCGTTTCAAAAATAGGCATTGAAAGAGCGGGAAAATATCTCCGCGTCAATATCTATACTGCGCGTCCCGGAATAGTGATAGGAAAGGGCGGGCAGGGGATTGAAACTTTAAGAAAAGAAATTGAAAATATGACTTCGAGAAAAACTTTTGTAAATGTCATGGAAATTAAAAGACCTGAAATTGACGCGCAGCTTGCTGCAGAAAGCATTGCCTTTCAGCTGGAAAGACAGATTGCTTTCAGAAGAGCAATGAAAAAAACTATTGAAAAAGCGATGACAGCTGGAGCGCAGGGAATAAAAGTCATGGTTTCTGGAAGGCTTGGCGGCGCTGAAATTGCCAGAACGGAATGGCTTAAAGAGGGAAGAGTTCCTCTTCAGACTTTTAGAGCGGACATAGATTATGGTTTTACTGAGGCTTACACTACGATGGGACAAATTGGAGTAAAAGTTTGGATATTTAAAAAAGAGCATTTTAAAAAGAGTGCAAAAGAATTGCTTGAAGAAGCGAAACTTGTGGACACGGAAACTTTAGCGGTGAATGCGGCTAATCCAGAAGGGTCTAAATAA
- the rplP gene encoding 50S ribosomal protein L16 has product MLMPKRVKYRKTHRGRMKGNAKGGTYLAFGKYGLQALEPVWINSNQIEAARITLTRFTKKGGKVWIRIFPDKPVTKKPAETRMGKGKGDPQFWVAVVKPGRVMFEMEGIPEMEARKALKLASNKLPIHTKILVRADI; this is encoded by the coding sequence ATGTTAATGCCAAAAAGAGTAAAATATAGAAAGACACATAGGGGAAGAATGAAAGGCAACGCTAAAGGCGGTACGTATTTAGCGTTTGGTAAGTACGGTCTTCAGGCTCTTGAGCCTGTGTGGATAAACAGCAATCAAATAGAAGCTGCTCGTATAACGCTCACAAGGTTTACAAAAAAAGGTGGAAAAGTTTGGATCAGAATATTCCCTGATAAACCAGTCACAAAAAAGCCTGCTGAAACCAGAATGGGTAAGGGTAAAGGCGATCCGCAGTTTTGGGTAGCAGTGGTAAAGCCTGGAAGAGTGATGTTTGAGATGGAAGGAATTCCCGAAATGGAAGCTAGAAAAGCTTTAAAGCTTGCTTCCAATAAACTTCCGATACACACAAAAATTTTAGTGAGAGCGGATATTTAA
- the rpmC gene encoding 50S ribosomal protein L29: MKSKNWQEMQNMSNAELAAKLNDMQDRIFKLKFRHTTAPVKNPLEIRILRRDIARVKTLLAQKSESDNKTI, translated from the coding sequence ATGAAAAGTAAAAACTGGCAGGAAATGCAAAATATGTCTAACGCAGAACTCGCTGCGAAACTCAACGATATGCAGGACAGGATTTTCAAATTGAAGTTTCGCCATACAACTGCGCCCGTAAAAAATCCTCTTGAGATAAGAATTTTAAGAAGAGATATTGCAAGGGTAAAAACTCTCCTTGCGCAAAAAAGCGAGTCTGATAATAAGACGATATAA